A genomic region of Salinibacter pepae contains the following coding sequences:
- the uvrC gene encoding excinuclease ABC subunit UvrC, giving the protein MSEILDDKPEVLVQKLDALPTDPGVYKFLDDEGSVLYVGKAKTLRNRVRTYFQSSRQRDGRIEVMVQKAVDVDIIVTDTEAEALILENNQIKELQPRYNVNLRDDKTYPYICIKNERFPRVFKTRNVKQDGSEYFGPYADVSKMNAMMDAIRSVFQLRTCSLDLTEEKIEAGTYDVCLQHHIDNCKGPCEGLQSEADYMETIEQVKKLLNGQTQSLIDLLKDEMQAQSDRKNFEEAARLRDQVKALKDYSQQQKVVSQDFADRDVFALHVERDEDIGCGVLFQVREGKMIGKRHKFLRSVEERSNAELILSLVENYYAEANFYPEEVLLSHDPNDHPAQDTHALEALLRREQGHQVPIKVPQRGEKASLVRMAASNAKLQVGEWKTQQMKRERNRIPESIKALGEALDMDAPPRRVDGIDVSHHGGKETVASCVVFTDATPRKSDYRTYKIRSTEEGTPDDYKAMREVVRRRYRRMVEEDGPWPDLVVIDGGKGQLSSAVEMLKEVGAFDRFPVIGLAKRLEEVYRPGDSDPVFLAKDSPALQLLQKVRDEAHRFAVTYQRKRRKKKTLQSELLDIHGIGPKTAKTLLGELGSVAKVKEADEEALAEVVGPAKAETITDYYDETEAPAPAETE; this is encoded by the coding sequence ATGAGCGAGATTCTCGACGACAAGCCCGAGGTCCTCGTCCAGAAGCTCGACGCCCTCCCCACCGACCCGGGCGTCTACAAATTTCTGGACGACGAGGGGTCGGTCCTCTACGTGGGCAAGGCCAAGACCCTGCGCAATCGGGTGCGCACCTACTTCCAGAGCAGCCGCCAGCGCGACGGGCGGATCGAGGTGATGGTGCAGAAGGCCGTCGACGTGGACATCATCGTGACGGACACGGAGGCGGAGGCGCTCATTCTGGAGAACAACCAGATCAAGGAGCTGCAGCCCCGCTACAACGTCAACCTGCGGGACGACAAGACCTACCCCTACATCTGCATCAAAAATGAGCGCTTCCCCCGCGTCTTCAAGACGCGAAATGTGAAGCAGGACGGGTCCGAGTACTTCGGCCCGTACGCGGACGTGTCCAAGATGAACGCGATGATGGACGCGATCCGGTCGGTCTTTCAGCTGCGCACCTGCTCGCTCGACCTCACCGAGGAGAAAATTGAGGCCGGCACGTACGACGTGTGCTTGCAGCACCACATCGACAACTGCAAGGGCCCGTGCGAGGGGCTGCAGTCCGAGGCGGACTACATGGAGACGATCGAGCAGGTCAAGAAGCTGCTCAACGGCCAGACGCAGTCGCTCATCGACCTCCTCAAGGACGAAATGCAGGCGCAGTCCGACCGAAAAAACTTTGAGGAAGCCGCGCGCCTGCGCGACCAGGTGAAGGCGCTGAAGGACTACTCCCAGCAGCAAAAGGTCGTCAGCCAGGACTTTGCGGACCGCGACGTGTTTGCCCTCCACGTCGAGCGGGACGAGGACATCGGCTGCGGCGTGCTCTTTCAGGTGCGGGAGGGCAAGATGATCGGCAAGCGGCACAAGTTTCTCCGCTCGGTAGAGGAGCGGTCGAACGCGGAGCTGATCCTGTCCCTGGTGGAGAACTACTACGCCGAGGCGAACTTCTACCCGGAGGAGGTCCTCCTCTCCCACGACCCGAACGACCACCCGGCCCAGGACACCCACGCCCTCGAAGCACTGCTCCGGCGGGAGCAGGGGCACCAGGTGCCAATCAAGGTCCCTCAGCGCGGCGAGAAGGCCAGCCTCGTCCGCATGGCCGCGTCCAACGCGAAGCTGCAGGTCGGCGAGTGGAAGACCCAGCAGATGAAGCGGGAGCGCAACCGCATCCCAGAGAGCATCAAGGCGCTGGGCGAGGCGCTCGACATGGACGCCCCCCCGCGGCGCGTGGACGGCATCGACGTGTCCCACCACGGCGGCAAGGAGACGGTCGCCTCCTGCGTCGTCTTCACCGACGCGACGCCGCGCAAGAGCGACTACCGCACCTACAAGATCCGCTCGACTGAGGAGGGCACGCCCGACGACTACAAGGCGATGCGCGAGGTGGTGCGGCGCCGCTACCGGCGCATGGTGGAGGAGGACGGCCCCTGGCCCGACCTGGTCGTTATCGACGGCGGGAAGGGCCAGCTGTCCAGCGCCGTGGAGATGCTCAAAGAGGTGGGTGCCTTCGACCGGTTCCCCGTCATCGGCCTCGCGAAGCGTCTCGAAGAGGTCTACCGCCCCGGCGACTCCGACCCGGTCTTCCTCGCAAAGGACAGCCCCGCGCTGCAGCTGCTCCAGAAGGTGCGGGACGAGGCCCACCGGTTCGCCGTCACCTACCAGCGCAAGCGCCGCAAGAAGAAGACGCTCCAGTCCGAGCTGCTCGACATCCACGGCATCGGCCCCAAGACCGCGAAGACGCTGCTCGGGGAATTGGGGTCCGTGGCGAAGGTCAAGGAGGCCGACGAAGAGGCCCTGGCCGAGGTCGTGGGCCCGGCCAAAGCCGAGACCATCACGGACTACTACGACGAGACCGAGGCCCCGGCGCCCGCGGAGACGGAGTAG
- a CDS encoding thioredoxin family protein, giving the protein MPDLFDEGRLHDGLRYEEYREAWAKRLDTPPADDADPEARRLHHYLEYNWDRQAQVHESYAPSEPLREAVAAIEEPQLWTVLTEPWCGDSAFLLPVIAEAAALSDQVSLRILPRDENLDVMDQYLTDGSRSIPKLVAFSSEGTELFTWGPRPDAAARRFEELAEKYDDKMELVGEFLEHYEAGGWEDTDTELAERLRPVVGASSPVVDG; this is encoded by the coding sequence ATGCCCGATTTGTTCGACGAAGGCCGTCTGCACGACGGATTGCGCTACGAGGAATACCGAGAAGCCTGGGCCAAGCGACTGGACACGCCGCCCGCCGACGACGCCGATCCGGAGGCGCGGCGCCTGCACCACTACCTCGAATACAATTGGGACCGGCAGGCGCAGGTCCACGAAAGCTACGCCCCGTCGGAGCCGCTCCGTGAGGCCGTGGCGGCCATCGAGGAGCCCCAGCTCTGGACGGTGCTCACCGAGCCGTGGTGTGGCGACTCGGCGTTCCTGCTCCCGGTGATTGCGGAGGCGGCGGCCTTGTCCGATCAGGTGTCGCTCCGCATCCTGCCCCGAGACGAGAATCTGGACGTGATGGACCAGTACCTCACGGACGGAAGCCGCAGCATCCCGAAGCTCGTGGCGTTTTCCAGCGAGGGGACGGAGCTTTTCACGTGGGGCCCGCGGCCGGACGCGGCGGCCCGCCGCTTTGAAGAGCTGGCGGAGAAGTACGACGACAAGATGGAGCTCGTCGGCGAGTTTCTTGAGCACTACGAGGCGGGCGGCTGGGAGGACACCGACACGGAGCTTGCGGAACGGCTTCGGCCCGTCGTCGGGGCGTCTTCCCCCGTTGTGGATGGATAG
- a CDS encoding DUF6364 family protein yields MSKKLTLRLDEDVIERAKAYAADRDTSVSRLVEAYFAAVTETNGDRKQTSFSGTTRQFIGVLDEADEADYKQHLEEKYLDEST; encoded by the coding sequence ATGTCCAAAAAACTCACGCTGCGGCTCGACGAGGACGTGATTGAGCGGGCCAAGGCCTACGCGGCGGACCGAGACACGTCGGTGTCGCGGCTCGTGGAGGCGTATTTTGCCGCCGTGACGGAGACAAATGGGGACCGCAAGCAGACATCGTTCTCCGGCACCACCCGTCAGTTTATCGGGGTCTTGGACGAGGCCGACGAGGCTGACTACAAACAGCACCTCGAAGAGAAATACCTCGACGAGTCGACATGA